The Ochotona princeps isolate mOchPri1 chromosome 1, mOchPri1.hap1, whole genome shotgun sequence genome has a segment encoding these proteins:
- the DLK2 gene encoding protein delta homolog 2, whose protein sequence is MPSGCHCLRLVCLLCILGAPGQPARADDCSSHCNLAHGCCAPDGTCRCDPGWEGLHCERCVRMPGCQHGTCHQPWQCICHSGWAGKFCDKDEHICTTQSPCRHGGQCVYDGGGEYHCVCPPGFHGRDCERKAGPCEKAGSPCRNGGQCQDDQGFALNFTCRCLAGYVGAYCEVNVDDCLMRPCANGATCLDGVNRFSCLCPEGFAGRFCTINLDDCASHPCQRGARCRDRVHDFDCLCPSGYGGKTCELVLSAPDPPTTADTPLGPTLSVVAPVTEPAPRSMGAGLLRISVKEVVRRQEADLGEPSLVALVVFGALTAALVLATMLLTLRAWHRGVCPPGPCCYPAPHYAPACQDQECQVSMLAAVLPVPPDLPLEPGKTTAL, encoded by the exons ATGCCCAGCGGATGCCACTGCCTACGTCTTGTGTGCCTGTTGTGCATCCTGGGGGCGCCGGGTCAGCCTGCCCGAG CCGatgactgcagctcccactgcaaCCTGGCTCACGGCTGCTGTGCGCCCGACGGCACCTGCAG GTGTGAcccaggctgggaggggctgcaCTGTGAGCGCTGTGTGAGGATGCCTGGCTGCCAGCACGGTACCTGCCACCAGCCCTGGCAGTGCAtctgccacagtggctgggcagGCAAGTTCTGTGACAAAG ATGAGCACATCTGCACCACGCAGTCCCCTTGCCGGCATGGAGGCCAATGCGTATACGATGGGGGTGGGGAGTACCACTGCGTGTGCCCACCAGGCTTCCACGGGCGTGATTGTGAGCGCAAGGCTGGGCCCTGTGAGAAGGCAGG ctccccatgTCGGAATGGCGGGCAGTGCCAAGATGACCAGGGATTTGCCCTCAACTTTACCTGCCGCTGCCTGGCGGGCTATGTGGGTGCCTACTGCGAGGTGAATGTGGACGACTGCCTGATGCGACCTTGTGCCAATGGTGCCACCTGCCTTGATGGTGTCAACCGCTTCTCCTGCCTCTGTCCTGAGGGCTTTGCTGGACGTTTCTGTACCATCAATCTGGATGACTGTGCCAGCCATCCCTGCCAGAGAGGAGCCCGCTGTCGGGACCGTGTGCACGACTTTGACTGTCTCTGCCCCAGTGGCTACGGTGGCAAGACTTGTGAGCTTGTCTTATCTGCCCCCGACCCTCCCACCACAGCAGACACCCCTCTGGGGCCCACCTTGTCAGTGGTGGCACCTGTCACAGAGCCAGCCCCCCGCAGCATGGGGGCTGGGCTGCTGCGGATCTCAGTGAAGGAAGTGGTGCGGAGGCAGGAGGCTGACCTTGGGGAACCGAGCCTGGTGGCCCTAGTGGTATTTGGGGCCCTCACCGCAGCCCTGGTCCTGGCCACCATGCTGCTAACCCTGAGAGCTTGGCACCGGGGGGTCTGCCCCCCTGGACCCTGTTGTTACCCTGCCCCACACTACGCCCCGGCATGCCAGGATCAGGAGTGCCAGGTCAGCATGCTGGCCGCGGTGCTGCCCGTACCGCCTGACCTGCCCCTGGAGCCTGGGAAGACTACAGCACTGTGA
- the ABCC10 gene encoding ATP-binding cassette sub-family C member 10 isoform X1 produces the protein MEQFLARLCGTSAARPLPVWEGDTTGHCFTQLVLSALPHALLAVLSACHLGRPRRPDSIVCCSPGWRLRLAASVLLAILPLLDLLPAALPPGAGPGPVGLEVFAGCVAAVAWISHSLTLWALAHSSHTCSRGPLTLALTAFLPAPALVLTLLWHCQRGTLLSPLLPGPLARLCLLLLQLTALLAYGLGWAAPGGPQKPPTQELLIPEEQEPEVAEDGESWLSRLSYAWLAPLMTRGACGKLRGPQDTCRLPHRLHPSYLASAFQAQWQEGARLWKALYEAFGRCYLALGLLKLVGTMLGFSGPLLLSLLVGFLEEGQEPLSHGLLYALGLAGGAVLGAMLQNQYGYELRKVTLQIRGAVLSLLYHKALQLGPSRPPAGEVLNLLSTDSERLLNFAGSFHEAWGLPLQLAITLYLLHQQVGVAFVGGLILALLLVPVNKVIATRIMASNQEMLKHKDARVKLMTELLSGMRVIKFCGWEQALGARVKACRAQELGRLRVIKYLDAACVYLWAALPVVISIVIFITYVLMGHQLTATKVFTALALVRMLILPLNSFPWVINGLLEAKVSLDRIQGFLDLPNHSPQVYYSPDPPAEPSTVLELCAALFSWDPIGSSQETFISHLEVKKGMLVGIVGKVGCGKSSLLAAIAGELHRLHGRVAVSGLSKGFGLATQEPWIQFATIRDNILFGKSFDAQLYRQVLEACALDDDLRILPAGDQTEVGEKGVALSGGQRARIALARAVYQEKELYLLDDPLAAVDAEVANHLLHRCILGMLSHTTRLLCTHRTEYLERADVVLLMDAGRLIHAGPPSEILPLVQAIPKVCGEEGQEPDSAKAHSAPNPEKSQEGLDVEPCACGRLLGEESKKEGAVALHVYRAYWKAVGQALALAILFSLLLMQATRNAADWWLSHWISELKAAKNSSQEVPASASLDPTGPFSPRLLLFSPGSLNTPVLPLPTAALNGSSDVHFYLTIYAIIAGLNSLCTLLRAVLFAAGTLQAAATLHHRLLLRILMAPVTFFDCTPTGRVLNRFSSDVACVDDSLPFILNILLANAAGLLGLLAVLGSGLPWLLLLLPLLSVIYYRVQRHYRASSRELRRLGSLTLSPLYTHLADTLAGLPVLRAARATHRFKEENQRLLELNQRCQFAASATMQWLDIRLQLMGAAVVSAIAAIALVQHQQGLANPGLVGLSLSYALSLTGLLSGLVSSFTQTEAMLVSVERLEEYCCDLPQEPQEPPGWPQQPHQQGVSWLTQGSVEFQDVVLVYRPGLPHALDGVTFRVQPGEKLGIVGRTGSGKSSLLLVLFRLLEPSSGRVLLDGVDTSQLQLAELRSQLAVIPQEPFLFSGTVRDNLDPQGLHQDGALWQVLEQCHLKEVISSVGGLDGELGEGGRSLSLGQRQLLCLARALLTDAKILCIDEATASVDQKTEQLLQQTIRKRFADKTVLTIAHRLNTILNSDRVLVLQAGKVAELDSPSALRRQPHSLFQQLLQSSQQATP, from the exons ATGGAGCAGTTTCTGGCCCGGCTGTGCGGCACCAGCGCAGCGCGGCCGCTCCCGGTGTGGGAAGGGGACACCACGGGCCACTGCTTCACCCAACTGGTGCTCAGCGCCCTGCCCCACGCGCTGCTCGCCGTCCTCAGTGCCTGCCACCTGGGCCGCCCGAG GAGGCCAGATTCCATCGTATGCTGTAGCCCTGGCTGGCGCCTCCGACTTGCAGCCTCTGTCCTGCTCGCCATCCTCCCATTGTTGGACCTCCTGCCAGCTGCGTTGCCACCAGGGGCAGGCCCAGGGCCTGTTGGGCTGGAAGTGTTTGCTGGGtgtgtggcagctgtggcctgGATCAGCCACAGCCTCACCCTCTgggcactggctcactcctctcaCACCTGCTCCCGAGGGCCCTTGACCTTGGCACTGACTGCCTtcctgccagccccagccctggtgttAACTCTGCTATGGCATTGCCAGCGAGGCACACTTCTGTCCCCACTTCTCCCAGGGCCCCTGGCCCGTCTCTGCCTTCTCCTCCTGCAGTTGACTGCCCTCTTGGCctatggcctgggctgggcagcccCCGGGGGTCCACAGAAACCCCCGACCCAGGAACTCCTCATACCCGAGGAACAAGAACCAGAGGTGGCCGAAGATGGAGAAAGTTGGCTGTCCCGCCTGTCCTATGCCTGGCTGGCACCTTTGATGACCCGTGGTGCCTGTGGCAAGCTACGGGGGCCCCAGGACACCTGCCGCCTCCCCCACAGGCTGCATCCATCCTACCTGGCCAGTGCCTTCcaggcacagtggcaggaagGTGCTCGGCTGTGGAAGGCTCTGTATGAGGCATTTGGGCGGTGCTACCTGGCTCTTGGACTGCTGAAGCTGGTGGGGACCATGCTTGGGTTCTCTGGacccctgctgctctccctgttggtgggcttcctggaggaggggcaggagccactgagccatggtctACTCTATGCCCTGGGGCTGGCCGGTGGGGCAGTCCTGGGTGCCATGCTGCAGAATCAGTATGGGTATGAATTACGGAAAGTGACCCTGCAGATTAGGGGGGCCGTACTGAGCCTCCTGTACCACAAGGCTCTCCAGCTCGGGCCCAGTCGCCCTCCTGCCGGAGAGGTCCTGAACCTGCTAAGCACCGACTCGGAGCGCCTGCTTAACTTTGCTGGGAGCTTCCATGAGGCCTGGGGCCTGCCCCTGCAGCTGGCCATCACCCTCTACCTGCTGCACCAGCAGGTGGGCGTGGCTTTTGTGGGTGGGCTCATCTTGGCCCTGCTGCTGGTCCCTGTCAACAAAGTGATTGCCACTCGTATCATGGCCAGCAACCAGGAGATGCTGAAACACAAGGATGCCCGGGTTAAG CTCATGACAGAGCTGCTGAGCGGCATGCGGGTCATCAAATTCTGCGGGTGGGAGCAGGCACTGGGGGCCCGAGTGAAGGCCTGCCGGGCTCAAGAGCTGGGGCGACTCCGTGTCATCAAGTACCTGGATGCAGCCTGTGTCTACCTGTGGGCTGCCCTGCCAGTTGTCATCTCCATCGTCATCTTCATCACCTATGTCCTTATGGGGCACCAGCTCACTGCCACCAAG GTGTTCACAGCCCTGGCGCTGGTTCGGATGCTCATCCTGCCCCTCAACAGCTTCCCTTGGGTAATCAACGGTCTCTTGGAGGCCAAAGTGTCCTTGGACCGGATCCAGGGTTTCCTGGATCTTCCGAACCACAGCCCCCAGGTGTACTACAGCCCAG ATCCCCCTGCGGAGCCATCGACAGTGCTGGAGCTGTGTGCAGCCCTGTTCTCCTGGGACCCCATTGGAAGCAGCCAAGAGACGTTCATCAGTCACCTGGAAGTGAAAAAG GGAATGCTGGTGGGCATCGTGGGCAAGGTGGGCTGCGGGAAGAGCTCCCTGCTGGCTGCCATCGCTGGGGAACTCCACAG GCTGCATGGACGAGTGGCAGTGTCAGGGCTGTCCaagggctttggcctggccaccCAGGAACCCTGGATCCAGTTTGCCACCATCCGGGACAACATCCTCTTTGGAAAGTCGTTCGATGCCCAGCTTTACAGACAAGTGCTGGAGGCCTGTGCCCTCGATGATGACCTCCGT ATCCTGCCAGCTGGAGACCAGACTGAAGTCGGGGAGAAGGGTGTGGCCCTCAGTGGGGGCCAGCGGGCCAGGATTGCCCTTGCCCGTGCTGTCTATCAG GAAAAGGAACTCTATCTCCTTGATGaccccctggctgctgtggatgcAGAGGTGGCCAATCACCTGCTGCACAGGTGCATCCTGGGCATGCTGAGCCACACCACACGACTGCTGTGCACCCACCGAACTGAGTACCTGGAGAGAGCAGACGTGGTGCTGCTGATGGACGCTGGGCGACTCATCCATGCCG ggcccccatCTGAAATTCTGCCCTTGGTCCAAGCCATCCCCAAAGTCTGTGGCGAGGAAGGACAAGAGCCTGACTCAG CCAAGGCTCATTCAGCACCCAACCCAGAGAAATCCCAAGAGGGGCTGGACGTGGAACCATGTGCCTGTGGGCGCCTGCTGGGGGAAGAAAGCAAGAAGGAGGGTGCTGTGGCCTTACACGTGTACCGGGCATACTGGAAGGCTGTGGGCCAGGCACTCGCCCTGGCCATCCTCTTCTCACTGCTCCTCATGCAAG CCACACGCAACGCTGCCGACTGGTGGCTTTCCCACTGGATCTCTGAACTGAAGGCAGCCAAGAACAGCTCCCAGgaggtgccagcctctgctagccTGGATCCCACGGGGCCCTTCTCACcgcggctgctcctcttctctcctggaaGCCTCAA CACCCCAGTGCTCCCACTACCCACAGCTGCCCTCAATGGCTCCTCAGATGTCCATTTCTACCTCACCATCTACGCAATCATCGCTGGCCTCAATTCCCTGTGCACCCTCCTCCGGGCAGTGCTGTTTGCTGCAGGCACCCTGcaagcagctgccaccctgcatcACCGCCTGCTGCTTCGAATCCTCATG GCTCCAGTGACTTTCTTCGACTGCACGCCCACCGGCCGGGTCCTGAACCGCTTCTCCTCCGATGTGGCCTGTGTGGATGACAGCCTGCCCTTTATCCTCAACATCCTGCTGGCCAATGCCGCGGGCCTGCTGGGCCTCCTGGCCGTGCTGGGCTCGgggctgccctggctgctgttgctgctgccgctaCTGAGTGTCATCTACTACCGCGTGCAGCGCCACTATAGGGCGTCCTCGCGGGAGCTGCGGCGCCTCGGCAGCCTCACTCTGTCCCCACTCTACACCCACCTGGCCGATACCCTGGCTGGCCTCCCTGTGCTGCGGGCTGCCAGAGCCACCCACAG GTTCAAGGAGGAGAACCAGCGACTCCTGGAACTAAACCAGAGGTGCCAGTTTGCTGCCAGTGCCACGATGCAGTGGCTGGACATCCGGCTGCAGCTCATGGGGGCAGCAGTGGTCAGTGCCATCGCAGCCATCGCCctggtgcagcaccagcaggGCCTCGCCAACCCAG GGCTGGTGGGCCTGTCGCTGTCCTATGCCCTCTCTCTCACGGGCCTGCTGTCGGGCCTGGTGAGCAGTTTCACGCAGACGGAGGCCATGCTGGTGAGTGTGGAGCGGCTTGAAGAGTACTGCTGTGACCtaccccaggagccccaggagcccccAGGCTGGCCTCAGCAG CCCCACCAGCAGGGCGTCAGCTGGCTGACCCAGGGCAGTGTAGAGTTCCAGGACGTGGTGCTGGTGTACCGGCCAGGGCTGCCCCATGCCCTGGATGGTGTGACCTTCCGTGTGCAACCTGGGGAGAAGCTGGGCATCGTGGGCCGCACGGGCTCTGGCAAGTCCTCCCTACTGTTGGTGCTCTTCCggctgctggagcccagctcGGGGCGAGTGCTGTTGGACGGCGTGGATACCAGCCAGCTGCAGCTGGCCGAGCTCAG ATCCCAGCTGGCTGTCATCCCCCAGGAGCCGTTTCTGTTCAGTGGGACTGTTCGGGACAACCTGGACCCCCAGGGCCTACATCAGGATGGGGCGCTGTGGCAGGTGCTAGAGCAGTGCCACCTGAAGGAGGTGATCAGCTCCGTGG GTGGCCTGGACGGTGAGCTGGGCGAGGGAGGCCGGAGTTTGTCCTTGGGGCAGAGGCAGCTGCTGTGTCTGGCCAGAGCTCTGCTCACAGATGCCAAG ATCCTGTGTATTGACGAAGCCACAGCCAGTGTGGACCAGAAGACTGAGCAGCTGCTCCAACAGACCATCCGCAAGCGCTTTGCAGACAAGACCGTGCTAACCATTGCCCACAG GCTCAACACAATCCTCAACTCAGACCGGGTCCTGGTGTTGCAAGCAGGAAAGGTCGCGGAGCTGGACTCACCCAGTGCACTGCGCAGGCAGCCCCATTCGCtgttccagcagctgctgcagagcagccagcaggcaaCCCCATGA
- the ABCC10 gene encoding ATP-binding cassette sub-family C member 10 isoform X2, giving the protein MEQFLARLCGTSAARPLPVWEGDTTGHCFTQLVLSALPHALLAVLSACHLGRPRRPDSIVCCSPGWRLRLAASVLLAILPLLDLLPAALPPGAGPGPVGLEVFAGCVAAVAWISHSLTLWALAHSSHTCSRGPLTLALTAFLPAPALVLTLLWHCQRGTLLSPLLPGPLARLCLLLLQLTALLAYGLGWAAPGGPQKPPTQELLIPEEQEPEVAEDGESWLSRLSYAWLAPLMTRGACGKLRGPQDTCRLPHRLHPSYLASAFQAQWQEGARLWKALYEAFGRCYLALGLLKLVGTMLGFSGPLLLSLLVGFLEEGQEPLSHGLLYALGLAGGAVLGAMLQNQYGYELRKVTLQIRGAVLSLLYHKALQLGPSRPPAGEVLNLLSTDSERLLNFAGSFHEAWGLPLQLAITLYLLHQQLMTELLSGMRVIKFCGWEQALGARVKACRAQELGRLRVIKYLDAACVYLWAALPVVISIVIFITYVLMGHQLTATKVFTALALVRMLILPLNSFPWVINGLLEAKVSLDRIQGFLDLPNHSPQVYYSPDPPAEPSTVLELCAALFSWDPIGSSQETFISHLEVKKGMLVGIVGKVGCGKSSLLAAIAGELHRLHGRVAVSGLSKGFGLATQEPWIQFATIRDNILFGKSFDAQLYRQVLEACALDDDLRILPAGDQTEVGEKGVALSGGQRARIALARAVYQEKELYLLDDPLAAVDAEVANHLLHRCILGMLSHTTRLLCTHRTEYLERADVVLLMDAGRLIHAGPPSEILPLVQAIPKVCGEEGQEPDSAKAHSAPNPEKSQEGLDVEPCACGRLLGEESKKEGAVALHVYRAYWKAVGQALALAILFSLLLMQATRNAADWWLSHWISELKAAKNSSQEVPASASLDPTGPFSPRLLLFSPGSLNTPVLPLPTAALNGSSDVHFYLTIYAIIAGLNSLCTLLRAVLFAAGTLQAAATLHHRLLLRILMAPVTFFDCTPTGRVLNRFSSDVACVDDSLPFILNILLANAAGLLGLLAVLGSGLPWLLLLLPLLSVIYYRVQRHYRASSRELRRLGSLTLSPLYTHLADTLAGLPVLRAARATHRFKEENQRLLELNQRCQFAASATMQWLDIRLQLMGAAVVSAIAAIALVQHQQGLANPGLVGLSLSYALSLTGLLSGLVSSFTQTEAMLVSVERLEEYCCDLPQEPQEPPGWPQQPHQQGVSWLTQGSVEFQDVVLVYRPGLPHALDGVTFRVQPGEKLGIVGRTGSGKSSLLLVLFRLLEPSSGRVLLDGVDTSQLQLAELRSQLAVIPQEPFLFSGTVRDNLDPQGLHQDGALWQVLEQCHLKEVISSVGGLDGELGEGGRSLSLGQRQLLCLARALLTDAKILCIDEATASVDQKTEQLLQQTIRKRFADKTVLTIAHRLNTILNSDRVLVLQAGKVAELDSPSALRRQPHSLFQQLLQSSQQATP; this is encoded by the exons ATGGAGCAGTTTCTGGCCCGGCTGTGCGGCACCAGCGCAGCGCGGCCGCTCCCGGTGTGGGAAGGGGACACCACGGGCCACTGCTTCACCCAACTGGTGCTCAGCGCCCTGCCCCACGCGCTGCTCGCCGTCCTCAGTGCCTGCCACCTGGGCCGCCCGAG GAGGCCAGATTCCATCGTATGCTGTAGCCCTGGCTGGCGCCTCCGACTTGCAGCCTCTGTCCTGCTCGCCATCCTCCCATTGTTGGACCTCCTGCCAGCTGCGTTGCCACCAGGGGCAGGCCCAGGGCCTGTTGGGCTGGAAGTGTTTGCTGGGtgtgtggcagctgtggcctgGATCAGCCACAGCCTCACCCTCTgggcactggctcactcctctcaCACCTGCTCCCGAGGGCCCTTGACCTTGGCACTGACTGCCTtcctgccagccccagccctggtgttAACTCTGCTATGGCATTGCCAGCGAGGCACACTTCTGTCCCCACTTCTCCCAGGGCCCCTGGCCCGTCTCTGCCTTCTCCTCCTGCAGTTGACTGCCCTCTTGGCctatggcctgggctgggcagcccCCGGGGGTCCACAGAAACCCCCGACCCAGGAACTCCTCATACCCGAGGAACAAGAACCAGAGGTGGCCGAAGATGGAGAAAGTTGGCTGTCCCGCCTGTCCTATGCCTGGCTGGCACCTTTGATGACCCGTGGTGCCTGTGGCAAGCTACGGGGGCCCCAGGACACCTGCCGCCTCCCCCACAGGCTGCATCCATCCTACCTGGCCAGTGCCTTCcaggcacagtggcaggaagGTGCTCGGCTGTGGAAGGCTCTGTATGAGGCATTTGGGCGGTGCTACCTGGCTCTTGGACTGCTGAAGCTGGTGGGGACCATGCTTGGGTTCTCTGGacccctgctgctctccctgttggtgggcttcctggaggaggggcaggagccactgagccatggtctACTCTATGCCCTGGGGCTGGCCGGTGGGGCAGTCCTGGGTGCCATGCTGCAGAATCAGTATGGGTATGAATTACGGAAAGTGACCCTGCAGATTAGGGGGGCCGTACTGAGCCTCCTGTACCACAAGGCTCTCCAGCTCGGGCCCAGTCGCCCTCCTGCCGGAGAGGTCCTGAACCTGCTAAGCACCGACTCGGAGCGCCTGCTTAACTTTGCTGGGAGCTTCCATGAGGCCTGGGGCCTGCCCCTGCAGCTGGCCATCACCCTCTACCTGCTGCACCAGCAG CTCATGACAGAGCTGCTGAGCGGCATGCGGGTCATCAAATTCTGCGGGTGGGAGCAGGCACTGGGGGCCCGAGTGAAGGCCTGCCGGGCTCAAGAGCTGGGGCGACTCCGTGTCATCAAGTACCTGGATGCAGCCTGTGTCTACCTGTGGGCTGCCCTGCCAGTTGTCATCTCCATCGTCATCTTCATCACCTATGTCCTTATGGGGCACCAGCTCACTGCCACCAAG GTGTTCACAGCCCTGGCGCTGGTTCGGATGCTCATCCTGCCCCTCAACAGCTTCCCTTGGGTAATCAACGGTCTCTTGGAGGCCAAAGTGTCCTTGGACCGGATCCAGGGTTTCCTGGATCTTCCGAACCACAGCCCCCAGGTGTACTACAGCCCAG ATCCCCCTGCGGAGCCATCGACAGTGCTGGAGCTGTGTGCAGCCCTGTTCTCCTGGGACCCCATTGGAAGCAGCCAAGAGACGTTCATCAGTCACCTGGAAGTGAAAAAG GGAATGCTGGTGGGCATCGTGGGCAAGGTGGGCTGCGGGAAGAGCTCCCTGCTGGCTGCCATCGCTGGGGAACTCCACAG GCTGCATGGACGAGTGGCAGTGTCAGGGCTGTCCaagggctttggcctggccaccCAGGAACCCTGGATCCAGTTTGCCACCATCCGGGACAACATCCTCTTTGGAAAGTCGTTCGATGCCCAGCTTTACAGACAAGTGCTGGAGGCCTGTGCCCTCGATGATGACCTCCGT ATCCTGCCAGCTGGAGACCAGACTGAAGTCGGGGAGAAGGGTGTGGCCCTCAGTGGGGGCCAGCGGGCCAGGATTGCCCTTGCCCGTGCTGTCTATCAG GAAAAGGAACTCTATCTCCTTGATGaccccctggctgctgtggatgcAGAGGTGGCCAATCACCTGCTGCACAGGTGCATCCTGGGCATGCTGAGCCACACCACACGACTGCTGTGCACCCACCGAACTGAGTACCTGGAGAGAGCAGACGTGGTGCTGCTGATGGACGCTGGGCGACTCATCCATGCCG ggcccccatCTGAAATTCTGCCCTTGGTCCAAGCCATCCCCAAAGTCTGTGGCGAGGAAGGACAAGAGCCTGACTCAG CCAAGGCTCATTCAGCACCCAACCCAGAGAAATCCCAAGAGGGGCTGGACGTGGAACCATGTGCCTGTGGGCGCCTGCTGGGGGAAGAAAGCAAGAAGGAGGGTGCTGTGGCCTTACACGTGTACCGGGCATACTGGAAGGCTGTGGGCCAGGCACTCGCCCTGGCCATCCTCTTCTCACTGCTCCTCATGCAAG CCACACGCAACGCTGCCGACTGGTGGCTTTCCCACTGGATCTCTGAACTGAAGGCAGCCAAGAACAGCTCCCAGgaggtgccagcctctgctagccTGGATCCCACGGGGCCCTTCTCACcgcggctgctcctcttctctcctggaaGCCTCAA CACCCCAGTGCTCCCACTACCCACAGCTGCCCTCAATGGCTCCTCAGATGTCCATTTCTACCTCACCATCTACGCAATCATCGCTGGCCTCAATTCCCTGTGCACCCTCCTCCGGGCAGTGCTGTTTGCTGCAGGCACCCTGcaagcagctgccaccctgcatcACCGCCTGCTGCTTCGAATCCTCATG GCTCCAGTGACTTTCTTCGACTGCACGCCCACCGGCCGGGTCCTGAACCGCTTCTCCTCCGATGTGGCCTGTGTGGATGACAGCCTGCCCTTTATCCTCAACATCCTGCTGGCCAATGCCGCGGGCCTGCTGGGCCTCCTGGCCGTGCTGGGCTCGgggctgccctggctgctgttgctgctgccgctaCTGAGTGTCATCTACTACCGCGTGCAGCGCCACTATAGGGCGTCCTCGCGGGAGCTGCGGCGCCTCGGCAGCCTCACTCTGTCCCCACTCTACACCCACCTGGCCGATACCCTGGCTGGCCTCCCTGTGCTGCGGGCTGCCAGAGCCACCCACAG GTTCAAGGAGGAGAACCAGCGACTCCTGGAACTAAACCAGAGGTGCCAGTTTGCTGCCAGTGCCACGATGCAGTGGCTGGACATCCGGCTGCAGCTCATGGGGGCAGCAGTGGTCAGTGCCATCGCAGCCATCGCCctggtgcagcaccagcaggGCCTCGCCAACCCAG GGCTGGTGGGCCTGTCGCTGTCCTATGCCCTCTCTCTCACGGGCCTGCTGTCGGGCCTGGTGAGCAGTTTCACGCAGACGGAGGCCATGCTGGTGAGTGTGGAGCGGCTTGAAGAGTACTGCTGTGACCtaccccaggagccccaggagcccccAGGCTGGCCTCAGCAG CCCCACCAGCAGGGCGTCAGCTGGCTGACCCAGGGCAGTGTAGAGTTCCAGGACGTGGTGCTGGTGTACCGGCCAGGGCTGCCCCATGCCCTGGATGGTGTGACCTTCCGTGTGCAACCTGGGGAGAAGCTGGGCATCGTGGGCCGCACGGGCTCTGGCAAGTCCTCCCTACTGTTGGTGCTCTTCCggctgctggagcccagctcGGGGCGAGTGCTGTTGGACGGCGTGGATACCAGCCAGCTGCAGCTGGCCGAGCTCAG ATCCCAGCTGGCTGTCATCCCCCAGGAGCCGTTTCTGTTCAGTGGGACTGTTCGGGACAACCTGGACCCCCAGGGCCTACATCAGGATGGGGCGCTGTGGCAGGTGCTAGAGCAGTGCCACCTGAAGGAGGTGATCAGCTCCGTGG GTGGCCTGGACGGTGAGCTGGGCGAGGGAGGCCGGAGTTTGTCCTTGGGGCAGAGGCAGCTGCTGTGTCTGGCCAGAGCTCTGCTCACAGATGCCAAG ATCCTGTGTATTGACGAAGCCACAGCCAGTGTGGACCAGAAGACTGAGCAGCTGCTCCAACAGACCATCCGCAAGCGCTTTGCAGACAAGACCGTGCTAACCATTGCCCACAG GCTCAACACAATCCTCAACTCAGACCGGGTCCTGGTGTTGCAAGCAGGAAAGGTCGCGGAGCTGGACTCACCCAGTGCACTGCGCAGGCAGCCCCATTCGCtgttccagcagctgctgcagagcagccagcaggcaaCCCCATGA